The window ACAGCCTCGCGGCCCAGCACTGAAATGTGACGCGGCGCACGCTCGCTCATGCGCGGTCTCCGGGCGGAGCTGCGTAATTGGCATGCAAGCTGACTGCGCGCCGACTCATTGCGCCTCGAATCCTCGCGCCTTGCCCGACCATTCCGATGAAGAAAGCGCTCCGCGATCCCAGCGCCAACTCCCGTACTCGGCCGCAAAACCTGATATCCGACCGGAATTGGGAGGCTTTCCATGGGATTTCGCGCAAACAGCGGACCTCGGCCGTCCCCCGAAACCGGTTCGGCACTTCACCTCTCAGTAACGGCACTTAACGTTAAGAAAACGTTGATGATCGGTTAGCGGAATCGCGCGACTTTGACCCGCATTCGAATGATACCCTCGGCCCCCGCTCGGGGCATTTTGCGCGGCGCATCATGCAGAGCTTGGAACCGGCAGGGCCGATTGCGCGGCCCACACGGTAAAGGAATAGTAAACGCCTATTTGTTTATCCATATGTCAAAATGCTTTCTCCTGGTTCGGGTTTTGAGTGATTCGTATGGCTTCTGGTTCGTCCTCGTCCGGCAACGCTGATTCGAAGCGTCAGCGCGTCCTTCCTGTTCCGAAGGGCGTGGCCGACGTGGAGACGTTCACGCCGGATTCCTCGATCGCCTCCGACGTGATCCCGTCGGTGAATTTCGGCGACCGCGCCAACAACCGGCAGCCCGACATGATCGTGCTGCACTACACCGGCATGCCCGACGTCGAGGGCGCGATCGCCCAGCTCTGCACCGCCGGCACTGAGGTCTCGGCGCATTACATCGTGCTCGAGGACGGCCGCATCGTGCAATGCGTGCCGGAGAGCAAGCGCGCCTGGCACGCCGGCGTCGCCGCCTGGGCCGGCGAGGACGACATCAACTCCTGTTCGATCGGCGTCGAGATCGTCAATCGCGGCCACGATTGGGGCTATCCCGACTTCCCGCTGCGGCAGATCGCGGCCGTCATCGCGCTGTGCCGCGGCATCATGCTTCGCCGCAAGGTAGTCTCGCATCGCGTGCTCGGCCATTCCGACGTTGCGCCGGGGCGCAAGAAGGATCCCGGCGAGAAGTTCCCCTGGCACTCGCTGGCCAATTCCGGCGTCGGGCATTGGGTGCAACCGGCGCCGATCGTGCGCGGCGAGGCGCTGCAGCTTGGTGCGATCAGCGATGCCGTCTCCAACATGCAGGCCGCGTTCCGGCGCTACGGCTACAACATCCCGACCAACGGCAAGTTCGACGGCCCGACGATGGAGGTCGTCACCGCCTTCCAGCGTCACTTCCGCCCCGAGCGCGTCGACGGGATCGCCGACCGCTCCACCATGGCGACGCTGCACGCGCTGCTCGAGAGCCTGCCGCCGGATGCGGCGGCGCAAGTCGCTGCGAAGACGAAGTAGCGCCGCTTTTTCTGCCAAATGCGCGTGCGCAAATGGAACTTTTGACCACGTGCCGTCTTTCTTAGCTGGGGCGGTCTGAGTGGAGATTCGTCCATGTTCAAAGCACTCATCGCGGGAGCTGTCGCTATCGGCCTCGTTGCCGCTCCGACAGTGGCAGGTGCCATGTCGACCCAGGACAAGACCACGTCAACCCATCACAAGACCCACAAGGTCCATCACGCGCAGAAGAAGATGATGGC of the Bradyrhizobium quebecense genome contains:
- a CDS encoding N-acetylmuramoyl-L-alanine amidase, with amino-acid sequence MASGSSSSGNADSKRQRVLPVPKGVADVETFTPDSSIASDVIPSVNFGDRANNRQPDMIVLHYTGMPDVEGAIAQLCTAGTEVSAHYIVLEDGRIVQCVPESKRAWHAGVAAWAGEDDINSCSIGVEIVNRGHDWGYPDFPLRQIAAVIALCRGIMLRRKVVSHRVLGHSDVAPGRKKDPGEKFPWHSLANSGVGHWVQPAPIVRGEALQLGAISDAVSNMQAAFRRYGYNIPTNGKFDGPTMEVVTAFQRHFRPERVDGIADRSTMATLHALLESLPPDAAAQVAAKTK